The Cannabis sativa cultivar Pink pepper isolate KNU-18-1 unplaced genomic scaffold, ASM2916894v1 Contig3, whole genome shotgun sequence genome window below encodes:
- the LOC115703231 gene encoding uncharacterized protein LOC115703231 isoform X2 yields MALKTPHPFLQLGSFPRSCSFGFKSYGVLQNSVPMSKVYCAMNMAAGQSSNDSGKTKFDQLMEKARKLWEGFPQPVKNFPWNRAFDNFIQLTLDLILAVFKYLSVPLLAVSSLSEMSYCAHERKLKLVPFPLFIGITLAGVLRQTALEISPLLKNAEVPWHLICMAIFFTLLKLPGPHYPYWGRIFIPHFANGGLLRTLWFTILWYRRPQNKSRTTLPQDSENKS; encoded by the exons CTGGGATCATTCCCACGTAGCTGCAGCTTTGGTTTCAAATCATATGGAGTACTTCAAAATTCTGTGCCCATGTCAAAGGTCTATTGTGCAATGAACATGGCGGCAGGGCAGTCATCAAATGATTCCGGGAAAACAAAGTTTGACCAGTTGATGGAGAAGGCAAGGAAATTGTGGGAAGGTTTCCCTCAACCAGTGAAGAACTTCCCTTGGAACAGAGCATTTGACAACTTCATTCAGCTTACCCTGGACCTCATCTTGGCAGTTTTTAAATACTTATCTGTACCTTTACTCGCCGTGTCCTCTCTTAGCGAGATGTCTTACTGTGCACATGAAAGGAAGCTGAAACTTGTCCCTTTTCCATTATTCATCGGAATTACTCTTGCTGGAGTCTTGAGGCAGACAGCCTTGGAAATTTCCCCACTTCTCAAG AATGCAGAAGTTCCTTGGCATCTAATTTGCATGGCTATTTTCTTCACTTTGCTTAAATTACCTGGCCCACACTACCCGTACTGGGGGCGCATATTTATCCCACATTTTGCTAATGGGGGTTTATTAAGGACTCTGTGGTTTACTATTTTGTGGTACAGAAGACCTCAAAACAAATCAAGAACAACATTGCCACAGGATTCAGAAAACAAGTCTTAA